The window TGACACCGAGAACTGCCACTATGAACGCCGAGACTCCAACGTTCTTGAATTCCTCAATATCTGTCTCCAGGCCCGCCAGAAAGAGCAGCATGACGACTCCAAGCTCGGCAACGAGCTTCACTCCCTCATCGTAGGCCACGACGTCCAGCAGTGAAGGCCCTATGAGAATCCCGCCGATGAGCTGGCCGAGTGCGGCAGGGAAGCCCAGCCGCAGGGTGAGGTAGCCGAACAGCTTCGCAACTATGAGTATCAGGGCCAGCTCCAGGAAAACGTCCATGATTATCATCCCTGACTAGTTTTACCGGTCAACTGGAGACTATGCGGATGAGACGCATGATGTCCTTAACCTCCAGCACACCGTGAACGTGGCCGTTCTCGTCAATGACGGGGAGGTGGTGCTTTCCAGTCTCAATCATTATCTTTATCGCCCGTCCGAGGTCGTCTTCAACGTGAATGGTTATGGGCTTGCGGACCATTATGTCCCTAATGCGCGAGGCATGGCTTATCGAGTACTTCTTGAGGAGACCTATTCCGACGATCGAGTACCTCCTAGGCGGTTCGAAGAAGTGGAGAAGGTCCTTCATTGTGATAAACCCCATGAGCCGGCCTTCCTCGTCAACGACGACGGCGGAGCTCTCTTCATCCCTGAGGTTCTCCACCAGCTTCGATATCGAGTCCTCGGGGTGAAGGGTGAGGAAGTCCCTGTCCATGACTATCCTAACCGGAACCTTGGAGATGTAGCGGATGTTGTGGCTCATCTCCCCCTTGCGCTTGAGCTGGAGCATTCTACGTTTGCTGTGGATTATCTTTATCTTCTTGGCCTTCGCACTCTTCGATTTTTCGCTCATCATGCTCCCACTAAGGATTCTATTACCCAATTCTGTTTAAAGGTTTCGGGAAAATTATAACCAGATTCATGTTAAATACATGGGCACAAATAAACTGGATTAACCAAAAACTTGCCAAAAAGTTTTTAAAGCATTGGCCATAAACCCCGACAAGGGAAATATGGTTTCTGGAAAAACCTACGACGTCGTCATAATAGGTGCCGGCCCGGCCGGCCTTTTTGCGGCCTACGAGCTGGCGGAAAAGAGCGATTTTAAGGTTTTGATAGTTGACGAGGGTGGAGACATCGAGCAGAGAATCTGTCCGATGTACGATCTGGGCTACTGCATCGGCTGCCAGCCCTGCCACATCATGAGCGGCGTGGGTGGTGCCGGCGGCCTCAGTGACGGCACGATAAACCTCCGTCCGGACATAGGCGGCGACCTGAGCGAGCTTA of the Thermococcus sp. 21S7 genome contains:
- a CDS encoding CBS domain-containing protein, coding for MMSEKSKSAKAKKIKIIHSKRRMLQLKRKGEMSHNIRYISKVPVRIVMDRDFLTLHPEDSISKLVENLRDEESSAVVVDEEGRLMGFITMKDLLHFFEPPRRYSIVGIGLLKKYSISHASRIRDIMVRKPITIHVEDDLGRAIKIMIETGKHHLPVIDENGHVHGVLEVKDIMRLIRIVSS